In a genomic window of Rhopalosiphum maidis isolate BTI-1 chromosome 4, ASM367621v3, whole genome shotgun sequence:
- the LOC113548347 gene encoding uncharacterized protein LOC113548347, whose product MEHLCPQIEQLVSCFTCGSQTLPPYRFCVQAHIGCPPCTKYMSLCACGLHFLKSSNITFDWLVSAMKLRCKYRANEVNNVSEQVDCSNRWYTVQELRDHYLTSCARNSFTCPLQDCGHVARIDTITDHYETAHGPLESLSFDDYEQGPKCIVFKLSAKKRSQILKKIFNGYFMFSVKPQRRKLCQDFNSHLSIQNINPSDSLQYTYTKSLESNEKTFMVSVTLVEVYNIPSNV is encoded by the exons ATGGAACACTTGTGTCCGCAAATCGAACAGTTGGTGTCGTGCTTCACGTGCGGCTCACAGACGTTGCCGCCGTACCGGTTCTGCGTGCAAGCGCACATTGGCTGCCCGCCGTGTACCAAGTACATGTCGCTGTGCGCTTGTGGCTTACATTTCCTCAAAAGTTCGAATATAACGTTTGACTGGTTGGTGTCCGCCATGAAGTTACGGTGCAAGTATCGGGCTAACGAAGTCAACAACGTCTCGGAACAAGTTGATTGCTCGAACAGGTGGTACACGGTCCAGGAACTTCGCGACCACTACTTGACGAGTTGCGCGAGGAACTCGTTCACGTGCCCGCTGCAAGACTGCGGTCACGTGGCTCGTATCGACACTATAACCGATCACTACGAAACTGCACACGGCCCGCTCGAGTCGCTCAGCTTCGACGACTACGAGCAGGGACCGAAATGCATCGTATTCAAGTTGTCGGCTAA GAAACGGTCGCAAATCTTAAAAAAGATTTTCAACGGATACTTTATGTTCAGCGTTAAGCCGCAACGTCGCAAGCTCTGCCAGGACTTCAATTCACACCTGTCTATACAAAACATCAATCCTTCAGACTCGCTCCAATACACATACACCAAATCGTTAGAGTCAAATGAGAAAACATTTATGGTTTCTGTAACATTGGTAGAGGTATACAATATCCCGTCTAACGTGTAA